One Verrucomicrobiaceae bacterium genomic window carries:
- a CDS encoding nucleoside permease, with translation MKSPAAKKLFVMMILEFFIWGAWLPLIWGYMGKDGLNFTDTQVAWVGSAFAIASIVGIFFSNQFADRNFSAEKFMAFSHFIGGLSILGMYWVRDFPTFFALMLVHSLFYVPTISVANTLAFTHLQNAQKEYGLVRMGGTIGWILAAWPLYFILQGKSGVDAVAASRNIFLVSGVSSLVLAFFSLGLPHTPPKPAAEGSGRFAWLSAASYLGKPFLLVLFIVTFIDSTIHNGYFLMAGGFLGSSVVGIKPEWIMPVMSIGQIAEILTMAVLGGVLARLGWKTTMTLGILGHAARFAIFAFMPQNQLMIIAVQVLHGICYAFFFATLYIFIDAAFPKDVRTSAQGLFNLLVLGVGDFAAKWFFIPLQAKLTAADGSVNYRELFLWPTGLALAASVLLAIAFWPPKELSSNVDVKH, from the coding sequence ATGAAATCACCCGCCGCGAAAAAGCTCTTTGTCATGATGATCTTGGAATTCTTCATCTGGGGGGCATGGCTGCCGCTGATTTGGGGTTACATGGGCAAAGATGGACTCAATTTCACGGACACACAGGTCGCGTGGGTAGGCAGTGCTTTCGCGATCGCCTCGATCGTGGGCATCTTTTTCAGCAATCAGTTCGCAGACCGGAATTTCTCGGCAGAGAAGTTCATGGCCTTCAGCCACTTCATCGGCGGGCTTTCGATCCTGGGGATGTATTGGGTGCGTGACTTCCCCACCTTCTTTGCGCTGATGCTGGTGCACTCGCTCTTTTATGTGCCCACCATCTCGGTGGCGAATACCCTGGCCTTCACCCATCTGCAAAATGCGCAGAAGGAATACGGACTCGTGCGCATGGGCGGCACCATCGGCTGGATTCTCGCGGCATGGCCCCTCTACTTCATCCTTCAGGGCAAGTCGGGCGTGGATGCCGTCGCGGCCAGTCGGAATATTTTCCTCGTCTCGGGCGTGTCCTCGCTGGTGCTCGCTTTCTTTAGCCTGGGGCTGCCACACACACCGCCAAAGCCTGCGGCAGAAGGCAGTGGCCGCTTTGCCTGGCTGAGTGCGGCTAGCTACTTGGGCAAGCCCTTCTTGCTCGTGCTGTTCATCGTCACCTTCATCGACTCCACCATTCATAATGGCTACTTCCTCATGGCAGGTGGCTTCCTCGGTAGCAGCGTGGTCGGTATCAAGCCGGAGTGGATCATGCCGGTGATGAGCATCGGCCAGATCGCCGAGATTCTGACCATGGCCGTGCTAGGTGGTGTGCTGGCACGCCTGGGCTGGAAGACGACGATGACGCTCGGTATCCTGGGCCATGCGGCACGCTTCGCCATCTTTGCCTTCATGCCGCAGAATCAGCTCATGATCATCGCCGTGCAGGTGCTGCATGGCATTTGCTATGCGTTCTTCTTTGCCACGCTGTACATTTTCATCGACGCGGCCTTCCCGAAAGACGTGCGCACCAGTGCCCAGGGGCTCTTTAATCTGCTGGTGCTCGGTGTCGGCGATTTCGCGGCGAAGTGGTTCTTCATCCCGCTTCAGGCAAAGCTCACTGCCGCTGACGGCAGCGTGAACTACCGCGAGCTCTTCCTGTGGCCTACCGGACTTGCGCTAGCGGCCTCGGTGCTGCTCGCCATTGCCTTCTGGCCGCCGAAGGAGCTGTCCTCCAATGTGGATGTGAAGCACTAA
- a CDS encoding DUF1080 domain-containing protein produces the protein MMNCSTLFPAIVLSAGLFYVSALAEEGKDGWKALFADGTLSGGQVVSGTASYKVEDGVLVGTTTDGSPNSFLMVGPYKDFELEFDVKVDDALNSGVQVRSHLAKEGDPAPEGSKNSKPLPAGRLYGPQCEIAVNGTAGDFYDEARRGTWWSILTKTEAVRSDAAKAAFKKGEWNHYRIAVKGDHYQSWVNDVPTADFTQPGDPEGFIGFQVHGIKKGDGPYTVRWKNVKVRETK, from the coding sequence ATGATGAATTGCAGCACCCTTTTTCCCGCCATCGTCCTGTCCGCAGGTCTGTTTTATGTATCCGCATTGGCAGAGGAGGGGAAGGATGGCTGGAAGGCGCTCTTCGCGGATGGCACACTCTCTGGCGGTCAGGTCGTGAGCGGCACTGCCTCGTATAAAGTGGAAGACGGCGTGTTGGTGGGCACCACCACGGATGGCAGCCCGAACTCCTTCCTCATGGTCGGGCCGTATAAGGATTTCGAGCTCGAATTCGATGTGAAGGTCGATGATGCGCTGAACTCCGGTGTGCAGGTCCGCAGCCATTTGGCCAAAGAGGGTGATCCCGCGCCAGAAGGCAGCAAAAATAGCAAACCACTGCCCGCAGGCCGACTCTATGGCCCGCAGTGCGAGATCGCAGTGAATGGCACAGCGGGTGATTTTTATGATGAAGCCCGCCGCGGCACCTGGTGGAGCATTTTGACCAAAACAGAAGCCGTGCGCTCGGATGCTGCCAAAGCCGCCTTCAAAAAAGGTGAGTGGAATCACTACCGCATCGCCGTGAAGGGCGATCACTACCAGAGCTGGGTCAATGACGTCCCCACCGCCGATTTCACCCAACCCGGCGACCCCGAAGGCTTCATCGGCTTCCAAGTCCACGGCATCAAAAAAGGCGATGGCCCCTACACCGTGCGCTGGAAGAACGTGAAAGTGCGGGAGACGAAGTGA
- a CDS encoding Eco57I restriction-modification methylase domain-containing protein codes for MKMAPSEERGAIFTRPEVVDFMLDLVGYTPDRPLWQLRLLEPSFGGGEFLLRAVERLLQVAQTAKIAADKLAPAIRAVELHTDTFQQTRETLSKLLQDHQVPAATISMLLEAWLKNDDFLLEPDREAFDFVIGNPPYVRQELIPADLLAEYRLRYMTLYDRADLYVPFIEKSLSLLNDEGQMCFICSDRWMKNRYGRPLRALISSGYSLRYYVDMVGTDAFQSEVTAYPAITVIRRGKSDEKPLLAHRPEVSSESLRQLHQLFTGPVTNYNGTVSMLATSPQGDEPWLLESDAQPSLELVRRLEATFPTLEEAGCSVGIGVATGADKVFIAPYDELDVEEERKLPLVTTKDILTGEVQWKGLGVVNPFEEDGRLADFSAYPRFARHINRHREALQKRHCAQKANGSWYRTIDRITPSLSAIPKLLVPDIKGEANIVLEKGQLYPHHNLYFITSKHWPLEALQRILQSGIARLFVRAYSTKMRGGCLRFQAQYLRRIRLPHWNKIAASLQSKLCDDKQPVEPLLAKIYDLTAEDLPHLQS; via the coding sequence ATGAAAATGGCACCATCCGAGGAACGAGGAGCCATTTTCACGCGTCCTGAGGTTGTCGATTTCATGTTGGATCTCGTCGGATACACTCCTGACAGGCCTTTGTGGCAACTCAGGCTGCTGGAGCCTTCTTTCGGAGGTGGCGAGTTTCTTCTGAGAGCAGTCGAAAGGCTGCTCCAAGTTGCTCAAACCGCCAAGATCGCCGCAGACAAGCTGGCCCCGGCTATCCGTGCGGTGGAACTGCATACCGACACCTTTCAACAAACCCGTGAGACGCTTTCAAAGCTGCTCCAAGACCACCAAGTGCCTGCGGCAACGATTTCGATGCTGCTGGAGGCATGGTTGAAGAACGATGATTTCCTCTTGGAGCCTGATCGCGAAGCTTTCGACTTTGTGATTGGCAATCCGCCCTATGTCCGCCAAGAGCTCATTCCCGCAGATCTGCTCGCTGAATACCGGCTGCGCTACATGACGCTGTATGACCGTGCCGATCTCTATGTGCCGTTCATCGAAAAGTCGCTGAGCCTTCTGAATGATGAAGGGCAGATGTGCTTTATCTGCTCCGACCGATGGATGAAGAATCGCTACGGCAGGCCGCTTCGCGCCCTCATTTCATCCGGCTATTCGCTACGCTATTATGTGGACATGGTAGGCACTGACGCATTTCAGTCTGAAGTGACCGCGTATCCAGCCATCACAGTGATTCGGCGTGGAAAGTCTGACGAAAAGCCTTTGCTGGCTCATCGGCCAGAAGTTTCGAGCGAGTCTCTGCGCCAGCTTCATCAACTATTCACAGGGCCTGTGACCAACTACAACGGCACCGTGAGCATGCTGGCCACCAGCCCGCAGGGAGACGAACCCTGGCTGCTGGAATCCGATGCCCAACCGTCTCTTGAGCTCGTGCGCAGGCTTGAAGCCACATTTCCAACTCTGGAAGAAGCCGGATGCAGTGTCGGGATCGGCGTGGCCACCGGTGCGGATAAGGTATTCATCGCGCCGTATGATGAACTGGATGTCGAGGAAGAACGAAAACTGCCGTTGGTGACGACGAAGGATATTCTCACCGGCGAGGTTCAGTGGAAAGGTCTCGGCGTGGTGAACCCCTTCGAGGAAGACGGCAGGCTGGCGGACTTTTCGGCCTACCCGCGTTTTGCCCGCCATATAAACCGCCACCGCGAAGCCTTGCAGAAGCGTCACTGCGCCCAAAAAGCGAACGGATCGTGGTATCGCACCATCGACCGTATCACGCCGTCACTCAGTGCCATACCCAAGCTGCTCGTGCCAGACATCAAAGGCGAGGCGAACATCGTTCTGGAGAAAGGACAACTCTATCCTCACCACAACCTCTACTTTATCACCAGCAAACACTGGCCACTGGAGGCATTGCAGAGGATCTTGCAGTCCGGCATCGCTCGTCTTTTCGTTCGCGCATACTCGACCAAGATGCGCGGTGGCTGCCTGCGTTTCCAAGCCCAGTATCTGCGCCGCATACGTCTCCCTCATTGGAATAAGATCGCAGCTTCGTTGCAGTCAAAGCTCTGCGATGACAAACAGCCTGTCGAGCCGCTCCTGGCAAAAATCTACGATCTGACCGCTGAAGACCTCCCACACCTGCAATCCTGA
- a CDS encoding PaeR7I family type II restriction endonuclease — translation MALFLANHTTKVSKAIKGFWSGRHEAKLKQAAGGKSDQGERSAVTAGKNMNGFISLMEELVRGNGLKSADIHLSRRALTLPGFFRPTKLWDMIVMDRGTLVAALEFKSQVGPSFGNNCNNRAEEAIGTAHDFWTAYRERAFGDVPRPFLGWLMLVEDAEASRAPVRDHSPHFPVFPEFQNASYLDRYHLLCKKLMHEQLYTSATVLATPRSAVKDGRFTCHDDMTSLTTFVSSFAGHIAMAAARK, via the coding sequence ATGGCCCTTTTTCTCGCAAACCACACGACCAAAGTCAGCAAAGCCATCAAAGGCTTCTGGAGCGGACGTCATGAAGCCAAGCTCAAACAGGCCGCCGGCGGTAAAAGCGACCAAGGAGAGCGTTCTGCTGTCACCGCAGGGAAGAACATGAATGGCTTTATTTCCCTCATGGAGGAGCTCGTTCGCGGGAATGGACTCAAATCCGCTGACATCCATCTCAGCCGCCGGGCGCTCACTCTCCCGGGTTTTTTCCGTCCGACGAAGCTGTGGGACATGATCGTCATGGATCGCGGCACACTGGTGGCGGCGCTGGAGTTCAAATCCCAGGTGGGGCCGTCGTTCGGGAACAACTGCAATAATCGGGCCGAGGAAGCCATTGGCACGGCCCATGATTTTTGGACCGCCTACCGTGAGCGTGCCTTCGGGGACGTGCCACGTCCGTTCTTAGGCTGGCTGATGCTGGTGGAGGATGCAGAAGCCTCGAGAGCGCCTGTTCGCGATCACTCGCCCCATTTTCCGGTGTTTCCTGAGTTTCAAAACGCCTCGTATCTCGACCGTTACCACCTGCTTTGCAAAAAGCTGATGCATGAGCAGCTCTACACCTCCGCCACAGTCCTGGCGACACCTCGGTCTGCCGTCAAAGACGGGCGCTTCACCTGCCATGACGACATGACGAGCCTGACCACCTTTGTTTCCAGCTTCGCGGGCCACATTGCGATGGCGGCAGCCCGGAAATAA
- a CDS encoding aldo/keto reductase: MQLALGTVQLGMPYGIANTAGMPDESAAADILRAACESGMRWLDTAAAYGQSESVIGKLLPQAWSGPAPCIATKFVLDEKITPQTQLASALEKLRRDQVEAVLLHQEKDIDHPRFADFAALTATDGVQSVGISCYTPQIALRGIQAGMRCLQIQSNLFDNTHADAGVLRLARERGVTVFVRSIFLQGLFFLPPDHERSQRIPGAEMALRALHDFCHRHAITPATLALAYGATLDEAIILLGAENAAQARSSAALAHEAESHRELALRWLRERPSIPDSVIQPAFWPKL; encoded by the coding sequence ATGCAGCTCGCTCTCGGCACCGTGCAGCTCGGCATGCCGTATGGCATCGCCAATACAGCGGGCATGCCTGATGAGTCCGCCGCGGCAGACATCCTACGTGCGGCCTGTGAGAGCGGCATGCGCTGGCTCGATACCGCCGCTGCGTATGGCCAAAGCGAGTCCGTGATCGGAAAACTGCTCCCCCAGGCCTGGAGCGGCCCTGCACCGTGCATCGCGACAAAATTCGTGCTGGATGAAAAAATCACTCCGCAGACGCAATTAGCCTCCGCGCTCGAAAAACTGCGTCGCGACCAGGTGGAGGCCGTTTTGCTGCATCAAGAGAAAGACATTGATCATCCGCGCTTTGCTGACTTCGCGGCGCTAACCGCCACAGATGGCGTGCAAAGCGTCGGCATCTCCTGCTACACACCGCAGATCGCCCTTCGCGGCATCCAGGCCGGTATGCGCTGCCTACAGATCCAGAGTAACCTCTTTGACAACACGCATGCAGACGCAGGCGTGCTGCGACTCGCCCGCGAGCGCGGCGTGACGGTGTTTGTGCGCTCCATTTTCCTCCAAGGCCTGTTTTTTCTGCCACCGGACCATGAGCGCTCCCAGCGCATCCCTGGGGCCGAGATGGCGCTGCGTGCGCTGCATGATTTTTGCCACCGACATGCCATCACGCCAGCCACGCTCGCCCTGGCCTATGGAGCCACGCTTGATGAGGCGATCATCCTCCTCGGTGCAGAAAACGCCGCCCAGGCACGCTCCAGCGCCGCTCTCGCCCATGAGGCAGAGTCCCACCGCGAGCTAGCCCTGCGCTGGCTGCGTGAGCGTCCCAGCATCCCCGACTCCGTCATCCAGCCCGCTTTTTGGCCAAAGCTGTGA
- a CDS encoding aminopeptidase, with translation MHDPRIDALSRQLVRYSTKVKKGDFVWIDLFDVPSYVGQSLIREVVAAGGKPMVRLNDALITREQMIHADAGQYDLIAQNTLALMKKTQCYIAVRGSHNITESSDVPADKMQMVMKKMRPVQNQRVGKTRWVVLRWPTSSMAQQAGMSTQAFEDFFFRVCLLDYAALEPAMKSLQKLMDKTSQVHITGPGTDLKFSLKGLKSIPCGGGHNIPDGECFSAPVKDSVEGVISYNAPSIYQGIAFDSVKLEFSKGKIVKATANNTAAINKILDSDKGARYIGEFAIGFNREIKEPMRDILFDEKIAGSFHFTPGQAYEGVADNGNRSQVHWDLVNIQRPEYGGGEIRFDGQLIRKDGQFTLPELKALNY, from the coding sequence ATGCACGACCCACGTATCGACGCCCTCTCCCGCCAGCTTGTCCGTTATTCCACCAAAGTAAAAAAAGGCGATTTCGTCTGGATCGACCTCTTTGATGTACCGAGCTACGTCGGCCAGTCCCTCATCCGCGAAGTCGTCGCCGCAGGTGGCAAGCCCATGGTCCGCCTCAACGACGCCCTCATCACCCGCGAGCAGATGATCCATGCCGATGCCGGTCAATACGACCTCATCGCACAAAACACCCTCGCCTTGATGAAGAAAACGCAGTGCTACATCGCCGTGCGTGGAAGTCATAACATCACCGAGTCCAGCGATGTCCCTGCGGACAAAATGCAGATGGTCATGAAGAAAATGCGTCCCGTGCAGAATCAGCGCGTCGGCAAGACCCGCTGGGTCGTCCTGCGCTGGCCCACCAGCAGCATGGCGCAGCAGGCCGGCATGAGCACCCAGGCCTTTGAGGACTTCTTCTTCCGCGTCTGCCTGCTCGATTACGCCGCGCTGGAGCCCGCCATGAAGTCCCTGCAAAAGCTCATGGACAAAACCAGCCAAGTCCACATCACCGGCCCCGGCACCGATCTCAAATTCAGCCTCAAAGGCCTCAAATCCATCCCCTGCGGCGGTGGGCACAACATCCCCGATGGCGAGTGCTTCTCCGCACCCGTGAAAGACAGCGTGGAGGGCGTCATCAGCTACAACGCACCCTCCATTTACCAAGGCATCGCCTTTGACAGCGTGAAGCTCGAGTTCAGCAAAGGCAAGATCGTCAAAGCCACCGCCAACAACACCGCCGCGATCAATAAGATCCTCGATAGCGACAAAGGTGCCCGCTACATCGGCGAATTCGCCATCGGCTTTAACCGCGAGATCAAAGAGCCCATGCGCGACATCCTTTTCGACGAAAAAATCGCCGGCAGCTTCCACTTCACCCCAGGGCAGGCCTATGAAGGCGTCGCCGACAACGGCAACCGCAGCCAAGTCCACTGGGACCTCGTCAACATCCAGCGCCCCGAATACGGCGGCGGCGAAATCCGCTTCGACGGCCAGCTCATCCGCAAAGACGGCCAATTCACCCTCCCCGAGCTCAAAGCCCTCAACTACTAA
- a CDS encoding L,D-transpeptidase family protein, with amino-acid sequence MHTKSRSPLRWGVLATLAALSLFTVMSAAESPPPLPESFAAALPKKCKQVLYTVASSQKTTSAQLWMLERVPRKGWQPVQPAIPVKIGRKGMAWGTGLHPSRLPSGWRRKKEGDGCTPAGVFKLPAVFGATQKQRIVRMPYIRCTSHMMGIDDPKSRYYNQIVDFRDVQMDWGDAELMSDYRGHYNWGIVVGHNPNNIPGAGSCIFVHIWLGQDIPTAGCTAMSERDIERVITWLDPEKDPHIVQAVVKR; translated from the coding sequence ATGCACACGAAAAGCCGATCACCGCTCCGATGGGGCGTCTTGGCCACTCTCGCAGCTCTCTCACTCTTCACCGTCATGTCCGCCGCCGAGTCACCACCGCCCCTGCCCGAGTCCTTCGCCGCTGCCCTGCCGAAAAAGTGCAAGCAAGTGCTCTACACCGTCGCTAGCAGCCAAAAGACCACCTCCGCGCAGCTCTGGATGCTCGAGCGTGTGCCGCGCAAAGGCTGGCAGCCCGTGCAACCCGCCATCCCCGTCAAAATCGGGCGCAAAGGCATGGCCTGGGGCACCGGCCTGCACCCCAGCAGACTCCCCAGTGGCTGGCGGCGGAAAAAAGAAGGCGACGGCTGCACCCCCGCCGGAGTTTTTAAACTACCCGCCGTCTTTGGAGCCACGCAAAAACAGCGCATCGTTCGCATGCCCTACATCCGCTGCACCTCCCACATGATGGGCATCGACGACCCGAAAAGCCGCTACTACAACCAGATCGTGGACTTCCGGGACGTGCAGATGGACTGGGGCGATGCCGAGCTGATGTCCGACTACCGCGGGCACTACAACTGGGGCATCGTCGTCGGCCACAATCCCAACAACATCCCCGGCGCAGGCTCCTGCATCTTCGTACACATCTGGCTCGGCCAAGACATCCCCACCGCAGGCTGCACCGCCATGTCCGAGCGTGACATCGAGCGCGTCATCACCTGGCTCGACCCCGAAAAAGATCCCCACATCGTCCAAGCCGTGGTGAAGCGCTGA
- a CDS encoding S8 family serine peptidase yields MPRRVVTFLFACAIALMVLALGWLFREMLGSSDLPTPAVTEARSAPKKAARASTPPPSGALNTDRLQTVTAAPVDPAKDLAQALAHPHAVPGEALLTFRNQAALAAFRARAAAQGLEIIGIDPTLLTARVRYRDLAGLLADVRDHAEELAHAGPNWVTRIPGLPAAQPQKDGSNAGGDTKFLSQGLDLIGAAANRSGWGKGITVAVLDSGITDHPALNGAVKSHIDLVGDGSAPHGHGTAMASLIAGRDGTAAGVSPAADLIDIRVTDAKGSSNTALLSSGIVRAVQDGAKVINISLGSSQSSPVLENAVQYALSQGVVVIAAAGNEQQNMLSYPAGIPGVISVAAVDAAGRQAWFSNSGQGLSVAAPGVGIISAYTDQRIVIGSGTSQSAALTSGAVAYLLGRGYQAQNISQIITRNARPTGAPATAVGAGILHLP; encoded by the coding sequence ATGCCTCGCCGTGTTGTCACCTTTCTTTTTGCCTGCGCCATCGCTTTGATGGTTCTAGCGCTTGGGTGGCTGTTTCGAGAGATGCTGGGCTCCAGCGATTTGCCTACTCCCGCCGTCACAGAGGCCCGGTCGGCACCGAAAAAAGCCGCGCGTGCCTCCACTCCGCCGCCGAGTGGCGCTTTGAATACGGACCGACTCCAAACTGTCACGGCAGCTCCCGTCGATCCGGCTAAGGATCTCGCCCAGGCACTCGCACATCCGCATGCGGTGCCGGGTGAGGCTTTGCTGACTTTTCGCAATCAAGCAGCGCTCGCGGCCTTTCGTGCCCGTGCGGCGGCTCAGGGGCTGGAGATCATCGGGATCGATCCCACCTTGCTCACGGCTCGGGTGCGCTACCGCGACCTCGCGGGGCTCCTGGCCGATGTACGCGATCACGCAGAAGAGCTCGCTCACGCTGGGCCGAATTGGGTCACACGCATCCCCGGCTTACCCGCTGCACAGCCGCAAAAAGACGGCTCCAATGCCGGTGGCGACACGAAATTCCTCTCCCAGGGGCTCGATCTCATCGGCGCAGCGGCGAATCGCAGCGGCTGGGGCAAAGGCATCACCGTCGCCGTGCTCGATAGCGGCATCACAGATCATCCCGCGCTCAATGGAGCGGTGAAAAGCCACATCGACCTCGTCGGTGATGGTTCTGCCCCGCACGGGCATGGCACAGCGATGGCCTCACTCATCGCCGGACGTGATGGCACCGCCGCAGGCGTATCTCCCGCCGCTGATTTGATCGACATCCGTGTCACAGACGCCAAAGGCAGCAGCAACACCGCCCTGCTCTCCAGCGGCATCGTCCGCGCCGTGCAAGATGGAGCCAAAGTCATCAATATCAGCCTCGGGTCCTCCCAGAGCAGCCCTGTGCTGGAAAACGCCGTGCAATACGCCCTTTCTCAGGGCGTGGTCGTCATCGCCGCCGCAGGCAATGAGCAGCAAAACATGCTCTCCTACCCCGCAGGTATCCCCGGCGTCATCAGCGTCGCTGCGGTGGATGCCGCAGGACGGCAGGCCTGGTTCTCAAACTCCGGTCAGGGGCTCAGCGTGGCCGCACCGGGTGTCGGCATCATCTCAGCCTACACGGATCAGCGCATCGTCATCGGCAGTGGCACCTCCCAGTCCGCCGCATTGACCAGCGGAGCAGTGGCCTACCTCCTAGGGCGTGGATACCAGGCGCAGAACATCTCCCAGATCATCACCCGCAATGCACGCCCCACCGGAGCACCCGCCACCGCCGTCGGCGCAGGCATCCTGCACCTCCCGTGA
- a CDS encoding BatA domain-containing protein — protein sequence MTFLNIALLAGAAAFLIPLLIHLLNKRKVVTVRWGAMHLLHEVIRQRKRKMKIEQLLLLLTRVCIPIILALCLARPVLTALRSLGLGSSSLIVMLDDSFSMRAPAEKSATPSATVADAARADLQQITEALPSGSAAQVVLTGGTPRRLLDQPTTALDILPKKLSDVPSMSGPVSANDAFQAATSALKDAPTAAREVVIVSDFQSADWKAIADGAALPALENLSKQEPRPQITFYRIGSDLAENLSIASADLSALVAAETQPIGLRVRIKNHGKRPWQDIPVHLEADGARLRTARVSLAPEGEAVLSFTHAFDKVGDHALSVRLEGDSFSDDNAFHSIVQVRNQLNVLLIDGKPSSVPLEGATDFLALALTPHTAAANSLKDLIRTRTVDARRLRPDDFKQTEVIILANVDKLQGRSLTDLTQFVNGGGGLLIFAGPDCDITWYNRELFKNGTGLLPAAITGQARAEAADAPAHLLMQRLTHPSVLYFNDTRGGRLQDAEFRHWFEFAANSDAQQQTQRILNLDRNAPLLIEKKLGQGRVIAAATTANAEWSNLPLQPFFVPLMQRLTTYLATEGSAPAWQLVGSTIRVNLEKAQLGSEYTLRDPTGQTQTLKSQQQGDQVFIQSPPIAQPGIFQLQQLGTEKITFLAFNTDNSESDLQPLASEDIQKIATRHEAAFADSLPAYQALDRTRRHGSELWQPLLIALLALLFLEVLLQQRIARS from the coding sequence ATGACGTTCCTCAATATCGCCCTCCTCGCCGGAGCTGCCGCCTTTCTCATCCCCCTACTCATTCACCTTCTCAATAAGCGGAAGGTCGTCACCGTGCGCTGGGGGGCCATGCACCTGCTGCACGAGGTCATCCGCCAGCGGAAGCGCAAAATGAAAATCGAGCAGCTCCTCCTGCTCCTCACCCGCGTCTGCATCCCCATCATCCTCGCGCTCTGCCTCGCCCGCCCCGTGCTCACGGCGCTGCGCAGCCTCGGGCTCGGCAGTTCATCGCTCATCGTCATGCTCGATGACTCCTTCTCCATGCGTGCACCGGCGGAGAAATCTGCCACACCCAGCGCCACCGTGGCAGATGCCGCCCGCGCAGACCTCCAGCAGATCACCGAGGCACTGCCCAGCGGCTCCGCCGCTCAAGTCGTGCTCACCGGCGGCACCCCGCGCCGACTGCTCGATCAGCCCACCACCGCGCTCGATATTCTGCCAAAGAAACTCAGCGACGTGCCCTCCATGTCCGGCCCCGTCTCTGCCAATGACGCCTTCCAGGCCGCCACCTCCGCCTTAAAAGATGCCCCCACTGCCGCACGCGAGGTCGTCATCGTCTCCGACTTCCAATCCGCCGACTGGAAAGCCATCGCCGACGGCGCCGCACTCCCCGCATTGGAAAATCTCTCCAAGCAGGAGCCACGGCCACAAATCACCTTCTACCGCATCGGCAGTGACCTCGCGGAGAATCTCAGCATCGCCAGCGCCGACCTCTCCGCCCTCGTCGCCGCCGAGACACAGCCCATCGGCCTCCGCGTCCGCATCAAAAACCACGGCAAACGCCCCTGGCAGGACATCCCCGTCCATCTGGAGGCCGATGGCGCACGCCTACGCACCGCCCGCGTCTCCCTCGCCCCCGAAGGCGAGGCCGTACTCTCCTTCACCCACGCCTTTGACAAAGTCGGCGACCACGCCCTCTCCGTCCGGCTCGAAGGCGACAGCTTCAGCGACGACAACGCCTTCCACAGCATCGTCCAAGTGCGCAATCAGCTCAACGTCCTGCTCATCGATGGCAAGCCCAGCAGCGTCCCGCTCGAAGGTGCCACCGACTTCCTCGCGCTCGCCCTCACCCCGCACACCGCAGCTGCCAATTCGCTCAAAGACCTCATCCGCACCCGCACAGTCGATGCACGCCGTCTCCGCCCAGACGACTTCAAGCAAACCGAAGTCATCATCCTCGCCAACGTCGATAAACTCCAAGGCCGCTCCCTCACCGACCTCACGCAATTCGTGAACGGCGGCGGCGGACTCCTCATCTTCGCCGGACCAGACTGCGACATCACCTGGTACAATCGCGAGCTCTTTAAAAACGGCACAGGCCTCCTCCCCGCCGCCATCACCGGCCAAGCCCGCGCCGAGGCCGCAGACGCCCCCGCACACCTGCTCATGCAGCGCCTCACCCACCCCAGCGTCCTCTACTTCAATGACACACGCGGCGGCCGCCTCCAAGATGCCGAATTCCGCCACTGGTTCGAATTCGCCGCCAACAGCGATGCCCAGCAGCAAACCCAGCGCATCCTCAATCTCGACCGCAACGCTCCCCTGCTCATCGAGAAAAAACTCGGCCAGGGCCGCGTCATCGCCGCCGCCACCACCGCCAATGCCGAATGGAGCAATCTGCCGCTCCAGCCCTTCTTCGTCCCCCTCATGCAGCGCCTCACCACTTACCTCGCCACCGAAGGCAGCGCCCCCGCATGGCAGCTCGTCGGCAGCACCATCCGCGTGAACCTCGAAAAAGCTCAACTCGGCTCCGAATACACCCTGCGCGATCCCACCGGCCAAACACAGACCTTAAAGAGTCAGCAGCAGGGCGACCAAGTCTTCATCCAAAGCCCGCCCATCGCCCAACCCGGCATTTTCCAGCTCCAGCAGCTCGGCACCGAAAAAATCACCTTCCTCGCCTTCAACACCGACAACAGCGAAAGCGACCTCCAGCCGCTCGCCAGCGAAGACATCCAAAAAATCGCCACACGGCACGAAGCCGCCTTCGCCGACTCCCTCCCAGCCTACCAGGCCCTCGACCGCACCCGCCGCCACGGCAGCGAGCTCTGGCAGCCCCTCCTCATTGCCCTCCTCGCCCTCCTCTTCCTCGAAGTCCTCCTCCAGCAGCGCATCGCCCGCAGTTGA